In a single window of the Sphingosinicella microcystinivorans genome:
- a CDS encoding cation:proton antiporter, translating to MAADPLFSPAFRDALVILGATGLVIPAFHRLRVSPVIGFIIVGLLLGPSGLGRFTGIAPWVNYVSISSRDIIEPFAEFGIILLLFSIGLELSFRRLWDLRRLVFLLGPAELAISGTVIGLLLYEFTPMGMTVALTLGFALALSSTALVLPMTGTKSAIGKPAFSMLLFEDLAIVPIIFVLGVISPLPGSDDPGNLLKTVVLGGFVVAVILVLGKFLLPRLLRQAARTKSPELFLAVALVVVMAASLATSAAGLSPIVGALVAGLAIAETEYRMQVDVTIEPFKNLALGIFLMTIGMSIDFEIIARHWMLLAIAIVGVVLVKALVTGGLLRLWGAPRGLAANIGLLMASPSETTLIVLAAALQARVIDADTAAFWQIVTAVGLTATPLLARIGSDTARRVEPVPPEIVRDTAGGAGRTIIAGYGRVGQLVADMLARHEQPFVVVDADIDMVEYGRERGHEIVYGDVAKPGLLDHLGLASARSIVLTMDDPVQIIATTRAVRTAYPDLCIIARARDAEHAAQLYKAGATDAVPETLESSLQLAEAVLVDIGRPMGLVIASIHEMREIKRNKIKAMVPDLLREPLKAASRLRRGEEVAE from the coding sequence GTGGCCGCAGATCCGCTCTTTTCGCCAGCCTTTCGCGACGCGCTCGTCATCCTCGGCGCGACCGGCCTCGTCATACCCGCGTTCCACCGGCTGCGCGTCAGCCCGGTCATCGGCTTCATCATCGTGGGGCTGCTGCTCGGGCCGTCCGGGCTCGGGCGGTTCACCGGCATCGCGCCGTGGGTGAACTACGTTTCGATCAGCAGCCGCGACATCATCGAGCCGTTCGCCGAGTTCGGCATCATCCTGCTGCTGTTCTCGATCGGGCTCGAGCTGTCGTTCCGAAGGCTGTGGGACCTGCGCCGGCTCGTGTTCCTGCTCGGCCCCGCCGAGCTTGCCATCTCCGGCACGGTGATCGGCCTGCTGCTCTACGAGTTCACGCCGATGGGCATGACCGTGGCGCTGACGCTCGGCTTCGCGCTCGCACTGTCGTCGACCGCGCTGGTGCTGCCGATGACGGGCACGAAGAGCGCGATCGGCAAGCCCGCTTTCTCGATGCTGCTGTTCGAGGATCTGGCGATCGTGCCGATCATCTTCGTGCTCGGCGTCATCAGCCCGCTTCCCGGCAGCGACGATCCCGGCAACCTCCTGAAAACCGTGGTGCTCGGCGGGTTCGTGGTCGCCGTCATCCTCGTCCTCGGCAAGTTCCTGCTGCCCCGCCTGCTGCGGCAGGCGGCGCGCACCAAGAGCCCCGAGCTGTTCCTCGCCGTCGCGCTCGTCGTCGTGATGGCGGCGAGCCTCGCCACCAGCGCGGCGGGCCTGTCGCCCATCGTCGGCGCGCTCGTCGCGGGCCTCGCCATCGCCGAGACCGAATACCGGATGCAGGTGGACGTCACCATCGAGCCGTTCAAGAACCTCGCGCTCGGCATCTTCCTCATGACCATCGGCATGAGCATCGACTTCGAGATCATCGCGCGCCACTGGATGCTGCTCGCCATCGCCATCGTCGGCGTCGTGCTGGTGAAGGCGCTTGTCACGGGCGGCCTGCTCCGCCTCTGGGGCGCCCCGCGCGGGCTCGCCGCGAATATCGGCCTGCTGATGGCCTCGCCTTCGGAAACGACGCTGATCGTCCTCGCCGCGGCGCTTCAGGCGCGCGTGATCGACGCCGACACCGCCGCCTTCTGGCAGATCGTCACCGCCGTCGGCCTCACCGCGACGCCGCTGCTCGCGCGTATCGGCAGCGACACGGCGCGGCGCGTCGAGCCCGTGCCGCCCGAGATCGTTCGCGACACCGCGGGAGGCGCGGGCCGCACGATCATCGCGGGCTACGGCCGGGTCGGCCAGCTGGTCGCCGACATGCTCGCGCGTCACGAGCAGCCGTTCGTGGTCGTCGATGCCGACATCGACATGGTCGAATACGGGCGCGAGCGCGGCCACGAGATCGTCTACGGCGACGTGGCGAAGCCGGGCCTCCTCGACCACCTCGGGCTCGCCAGCGCGCGCTCCATCGTGCTCACGATGGACGATCCGGTGCAGATCATCGCGACCACCCGCGCCGTGCGCACCGCCTACCCCGACCTCTGCATCATCGCCCGCGCGCGGGATGCCGAGCACGCCGCCCAGCTCTACAAGGCGGGCGCGACCGATGCGGTTCCGGAAACGCTCGAGTCCTCGCTCCAGCTCGCCGAGGCGGTGCTGGTCGACATCGGCCGCCCGATGGGCCTCGTGATCGCCTCGATCCACGAGATGCGCGAGATCAAGCGCAACAAGATCAAGGCGATGGTGCCGGACCTGCTGCGCGAGCCGCTGAAGGCCGCGTCACGGCTGCGCCGGGGCGAGGAAGTGGCGGAGTAG
- a CDS encoding phosphatidylserine decarboxylase, whose product MNDTTPPEPPVTPPETPPEATTVPTPAPAAPVPAEAAATYKFPPSIHPDGNKFVVLAAILTGFFWFVIDWDILGWISAGLTIWTFAFFRDPARVTPEGAGLVVSPADGLVSQIMEVPAPREIAGSERGIGEGTFTRVSIFMSVFDVHVNRSPIAGTIRDIVYVPGKFLNAELDKASEDNERQYFVVEGADGRRIGFTQIAGLVARRIIKFVNPGESVSAGQRVGLIRFGSRVDVYLPAGTVPAVAVGQRAVAGETVIGRPGAFGERLRGIRQ is encoded by the coding sequence ATGAACGACACAACACCCCCCGAGCCGCCAGTGACGCCGCCCGAGACGCCGCCCGAAGCGACCACTGTCCCGACGCCCGCGCCGGCTGCGCCCGTGCCTGCCGAAGCGGCGGCGACCTACAAGTTTCCGCCATCGATTCACCCGGACGGCAACAAGTTCGTGGTTCTTGCGGCGATCCTGACCGGGTTCTTCTGGTTCGTCATCGACTGGGACATCCTCGGCTGGATCTCGGCGGGGCTCACCATCTGGACGTTCGCCTTCTTCCGCGATCCGGCGCGCGTCACGCCCGAGGGGGCGGGGCTCGTCGTCTCGCCCGCCGACGGGCTCGTGTCGCAGATCATGGAGGTTCCTGCGCCGCGCGAGATCGCCGGCAGCGAACGCGGCATCGGCGAGGGAACCTTCACGCGCGTCTCGATTTTCATGAGCGTGTTCGATGTCCATGTGAACCGCTCCCCGATCGCGGGCACGATCCGCGACATCGTCTATGTGCCCGGCAAGTTCCTGAACGCCGAGCTGGACAAGGCGAGCGAGGACAACGAGCGGCAGTATTTCGTCGTTGAAGGCGCGGACGGGCGCCGCATCGGCTTCACGCAGATCGCCGGCCTCGTCGCGCGGCGGATCATCAAGTTCGTGAACCCCGGCGAGAGCGTGTCGGCGGGCCAGCGCGTCGGTCTCATCCGCTTCGGCAGCCGCGTCGACGTATACCTGCCCGCGGGCACCGTTCCCGCCGTCGCGGTCGGCCAGCGCGCCGTCGCCGGTGAAACCGTGATCGGCCGCCCCGGCGCCTTCGGCGAACGGCTGCGCGGCATTCGGCAGTGA
- a CDS encoding NADP-dependent isocitrate dehydrogenase — translation MAKIKVENPIVEIDGDEMTRIIWQWIRERLILPYLDVDLKYYDLGIENRDATDDKVTVQSANAIKEYGVGVKCATITPDEARVEEFGLKKMWKSPNGTIRNILGGVVFREPIVIKSVPRLVPGWTDPIVIGRHAFGDQYKATDFRVPGAGKLTIKWTGENGDVIEHEVFDFPTAGVAMGMYNLDDSIRDFARASLNYGLARQWPVYLSTKNTILKAYDGRFKDIFQEVFDAEFKAQFDKLGIVYEHRLIDDMVASALKWSGKFVWACKNYDGDVQSDTVAQGFGSLGLMTSVLMTPDGKTVEAEAAHGTVTRHYRMHQQGKATSTNPIASIFAWTGGLKHRGKLDNTPQVTRFGELLERVCVETVETGQMTKDLALLIGPDQAWMTTEQFFEAIVVNLEAAMSKEF, via the coding sequence ATGGCGAAGATCAAGGTGGAGAACCCCATCGTCGAGATCGACGGCGATGAGATGACGCGGATCATCTGGCAATGGATCCGCGAGCGCCTGATCCTTCCCTACCTCGACGTCGACCTCAAGTACTACGACCTCGGCATCGAGAACCGCGACGCCACCGACGACAAGGTGACGGTGCAGTCCGCGAACGCCATCAAGGAATACGGCGTCGGCGTGAAGTGCGCGACGATCACGCCGGATGAGGCGCGCGTCGAGGAATTCGGCCTCAAGAAGATGTGGAAGTCGCCGAACGGCACGATCCGCAACATCCTGGGCGGCGTCGTGTTCCGCGAGCCGATCGTCATCAAGTCCGTGCCGCGCCTCGTGCCGGGCTGGACCGATCCCATCGTCATCGGCCGCCACGCCTTCGGCGACCAGTACAAGGCCACCGACTTCCGCGTGCCGGGTGCGGGCAAGCTCACCATCAAGTGGACGGGCGAGAACGGCGACGTCATCGAGCACGAGGTGTTCGACTTCCCCACGGCGGGCGTCGCGATGGGCATGTACAACCTCGACGATTCGATCCGCGATTTCGCGCGCGCCTCGCTCAACTACGGCCTCGCGCGCCAGTGGCCCGTGTATCTTTCCACCAAGAACACCATCCTCAAGGCCTATGACGGCCGCTTCAAGGACATCTTCCAGGAAGTGTTCGACGCGGAGTTCAAGGCGCAGTTCGACAAGCTCGGCATCGTCTACGAGCACCGCCTGATCGACGACATGGTCGCCTCGGCGCTGAAGTGGAGCGGCAAGTTCGTCTGGGCCTGCAAGAACTACGACGGCGACGTGCAGTCGGATACCGTCGCGCAGGGCTTCGGCTCGCTCGGCCTGATGACCTCGGTGCTGATGACGCCGGACGGCAAGACCGTGGAGGCCGAGGCCGCGCACGGCACCGTTACCCGCCACTACCGGATGCACCAGCAGGGCAAGGCGACCTCGACGAACCCGATCGCCTCGATCTTCGCGTGGACGGGCGGCCTCAAGCACCGCGGCAAGCTCGACAACACGCCGCAGGTGACGCGTTTCGGCGAGCTTCTCGAGCGCGTCTGCGTCGAGACGGTCGAGACGGGCCAGATGACCAAGGACCTCGCGCTCCTCATCGGTCCCGATCAGGCATGGATGACGACCGAGCAGTTCTTCGAGGCGATCGTCGTCAACCTCGAAGCCGCGATGAGCAAGGAATTCTAG
- a CDS encoding CDP-alcohol phosphatidyltransferase family protein, protein MKVDHEPPRRLKRVIPIRVLIPNAITVAALCAGLTSVRLAIAGDFDRAILAIVVAGVLDGIDGRVARLLKGASRFGAELDSLSDVTAFGVAPALVIYLWTLEQLPGAGWIVALAHAVCCALRLARFNANLDVTDQPHKQHGFLTGIPAPVGAGLTLSPMFLYYWLEPTRFAHYSEVGTAATAVVVGTVAFLMVSNLPTYSWKSVRIRPEYRIMALVGVALFAGALLSAPYMTLSLISVVYAATIPMAILSYRKVRRQAAAAAIPDAAAEPDTDAAAARQPSPDAR, encoded by the coding sequence GTGAAGGTCGACCACGAGCCGCCGCGCAGGCTGAAACGGGTCATCCCGATTCGGGTGCTGATCCCGAACGCGATCACCGTCGCCGCGCTCTGCGCCGGGCTCACCTCTGTACGCCTCGCCATCGCCGGAGACTTCGACCGCGCGATCCTCGCGATCGTCGTGGCGGGCGTCCTCGACGGCATCGACGGCCGTGTCGCGCGGCTGCTGAAGGGTGCGAGCCGCTTCGGCGCCGAACTCGATTCGCTGTCCGACGTCACCGCCTTCGGCGTCGCGCCCGCGCTCGTCATCTACCTGTGGACGCTGGAGCAGCTTCCCGGCGCGGGCTGGATCGTCGCGCTCGCCCATGCCGTGTGCTGCGCGCTCCGTCTGGCGCGCTTCAACGCCAACCTCGACGTCACCGACCAGCCGCACAAGCAGCACGGCTTCCTCACGGGCATTCCCGCGCCGGTGGGGGCGGGGCTGACGCTGAGCCCGATGTTCCTCTACTACTGGCTGGAGCCGACCCGCTTCGCGCACTACTCGGAGGTCGGCACCGCGGCGACCGCCGTCGTCGTCGGCACGGTCGCGTTCCTGATGGTCTCGAACCTGCCGACCTACTCGTGGAAATCGGTGCGCATCCGCCCCGAATACCGGATCATGGCGCTCGTCGGCGTGGCGCTGTTCGCGGGCGCGCTGCTTTCCGCGCCGTACATGACGCTCTCGCTGATCTCGGTAGTCTACGCCGCCACGATCCCGATGGCGATCCTCTCGTACCGCAAGGTCAGGCGGCAAGCGGCAGCGGCTGCCATTCCCGATGCCGCAGCGGAGCCGGACACGGACGCGGCAGCGGCTCGACAGCCGTCACCAGACGCTCGGTAA